AATTgaaggcagaagaaaaatatgAGCGTCTCTATAAGGAACTCCAAGACATTCAAGTTCAGATCATGGCTCATAAAGTCAGTGCTGCTGCTCTGGAGAAAGAAATCCAAGATCTCCAGAGAgaagaacaagaactaaaagagCTCAGAGATGAAGTTAACAGAATCTCTGAGGAAAAGTCCCAACTTGAAGACAAAAAGAAGCAGCTTCAGGATAAAGTTTCAGAactaaaacagcagaaaaaggaacTTTGTGAAGTGGCTGTGCAATACAACAAGCTACTGAGCAAACTGGGACCTCTTCAACAGCAAACAAAGGAGCTTGAAGACGAAAAAACCATGCTGACTGATCTTCTCGAACACTGTCAAACATTGGAGTTTgaatacaatgaaataaaagcagaagctGAGGAGGCAGAAGCTTACAACAGTCAAGCTCTGGAGGAGGTTGATTTTCTGAAGGGGAAGCTTTCAGAGTTCAAAGATGTGGAGACaagaattttaaaagtaaaggagGATAAATTgaaggcagaagaaaaatatgAGCGTCTCTATAAGGAACTCCAAGACATTCAAGTTCAGATCATGGCTCATAAAGGGAGCAATGCTGTTCTGGAGAAAGAAATCCAAGATCTCCAGAGGAAGGACCAGGAAGTAAAAGAGCTCAGAGATGAAGTAAACAAAATCTCTGAGGAAAAGTCCCAACTTGAAGACAAAAAGAAGCAGCTTCAGAATAAAGTTTCAGAACTGAAACAGCAGCAAAAGGAACTTTGTGAAGACGAGTGAACATTGGGAAAAGCCTTTATTTAGTACATAGTAGGACACAAAAAGGCAGAAACTAATATTTAGAATAGGGTCAATGggaaaattaaaacagaaatggGGTAAAAAGTTGGGAAAACCCTTTATTTAGTACAAAGTAGGACACAAAATGGCAgaattataaaaattaaaaattaaaaatgggatgaaaaataatgtaattaaaaagaattattttttttattggtttcatAATCCTTGTGTTATCTtggtatatttatatatagttTATACATATGTGTGTTGTTCAATGCATGTGtttggtggaggagggggggttaACATAGAGTACTCCCACACCCACTCAAGTCGCGTCCTTAACAAGCAATGTCACTTGTTAGGGGGGGACCTGAGGGGGggtgcacattttttaaatacttgcCTCCCCCCCACTGGACAAAtgcaaacacaacacacacacatgaaaaagGGGTTAATTAATTTGTCAAAATCCATTccggtatttaaaaaaatgggcgACACACTgataagtgtgtttgtgtgggttttctctgcgCACTTCAGTTCCCCCCACCCAACCTGAATGTAGTGTCTTTAGGATTATTATTAGTTAAAATTTGTAaattggagagaaaaaatgttgcaattctTTCTGCTGGTTGAAGACAAAAAAcgctaacaataaaaaaattacaattgatTTATTAATTATATAAAATCTGGCCAGacttaaaaggaagaaaaaaaagggcgacacactaataagtgtgtttgtgtgggttttctctgagtaCTTCAGTTCCCCCCACCCAACCAAAATACAGTTGTAGCAACTTCAAAACCAAACAGTGTCTGAGAGGCTGATGCTGGGTCTGGgtattgaatgaaaaaaaaaaaacttgacgcATAATTACGTTTgtattttgaagttttaataatgaaaaatgaaagtaattAAATCCACTTCTTatattgtgattaaaaaaagagaaaaaacaaggaatcaagaaaaaagcacaaaagcgtATAGAGCgttcaacaaaaaatacagcaacccatttcaccccccccctccagatGACAAAGGGAAAAAACCACAAGGGAGTTAAAGTCAATTAATGTTACCGCCCACAAACATGTGACCCACCAGCTGATTACCTACTCAATGACCTATAATCAAAACAAATCTATATTCCTTCACCATAAGAAAGACCACACTGAATTCATGGCACCTACAACAGTTcctgtaaaaaaattaacaatttgataatttatttgtattaaaattagtttcattcattaaaaaaagaaaaaacatgaaaaaagttgaaaaagaaagaattgcAACACACTAAATTTATCCCCtccgtgaaccgccaccttaacgtggtggaggggtttgtgCACTCGAGTGATCTTAGAAGCTAATCTGTCCAGAGCTAATGCCAATGACATGGTGTCCCACGACAGACAGGCTCTAGGTGACGAGTCAGACTAAGAGCGGTTCAGAATCCCTCAACTGAGTCagaaagaacaaggtccagtTGCAACACAGGTTGCAGTCAGGCCAGGCCAGGCCTATGAAGCCTAACCCCGCTTCACAATGAATCTCTGTCCTCTGTCTCTCTCACCACTGATGTTTAGAATTTACTGCTCCAGCAGGCTGTTCCACCATTTCCATTTGCTCCTCAGGTCGGTTCGATAAGGTGCTGATCCGTCACCAGGTCAAGTATCTGGGTCTGATGGAGAACCTGAGGTTGAGGAGGGCTGGCTTCGCCTACAGACGGCGTTACGAGGTCTTCCTGCAGAGGTGATCTGCCACAGTTCAGAGTAAAGCATCGCTGAAGCTTTTCATGGAGATACGCTGAGAGAGTGTGGAAGCAGAGACACTTTCTACAGCTCCACGTTCTAAAATAATTCTGTGGAGGTGTATTGATTTAGTGCTGAGGGGAGGGAGACAAATCACTGTAATGATTCTCCTCATATGAACAGATGAAACTAAAGAATAGCAGTAAATCTTTATTCTCTGGAAATATTTAGGGTGTTTCAAGCTGGACACATTTgccgcttaaagtgaaccagagttcatttgcccagataatccggaacaaatggttaattttcagtctgaatacacccaggaggaccctggtccaggaccagaaaccgctctctgacccatctttggaagtggtctcggtttgtttccaatcagactgagcttcagtttgctctgagattcctgTCTGAATAAAATCCGTCCTCAGaacggaacaactgaaccaaaacggccaccgtagccaaCATAAACAGTAGGAATGAAGCAACAGATGAGACACAGACAAATGTAAcgcaacagaaaaaagggtccaactgcTTACTTGTTAGAACGTTTAATTTAACACAGCAGAAAATGCTTCTTACATCTCTTTGTGATCAAATGAACCGTCAGCCGATCAGAAATTTCCCAGGATTCTGTCTGCTCCTGTGCAAATCTCGCCTCCAGTTTAGGAgaagcagaaggaaaaaaataactatcAACGTTTAATCAAAGGAAGCTCTTTAAagactttaattttaaaaccaaacatttgattgactccTTTGTGCACTTTGTGTTTAGGTATAAGTCTCTGTGTCCAGAAACGTGGCCTAACTGGCACGGAAAGCTGTCAGACGGAGTCTCCACTTTGGTCAAACATCTGGGATATAAACCTGAGGAGTACAAAATGGGCAGGTCAGATGTTCTGCTGTAGCTCCTGCAGTCTGAGGATTCTGTTTccctaatttttttattttgtgtctttCAACCGTTTAGATCTAAAATCTTCATCCGTTTCCCCAAAACTCTGTTTGCCACTGAAGATGCTCTGGAGACCCGGAAACATGGTCTTGGTAAGAATCCACTGGTTTGTCCTGTTTCTGTCAGCAGGTTCCTTGTTTCaaacataaaatatgtttttgtggaatCTTTGTCACCTGACAGCCACCAAACTGCAGGCGGGATGGAAGGGCTACAGCCAGAAATCCAAATACCAAAAACTCAGAGGTTCAGGTGAGGAACACAGACCAGGTTATGCTGAACCATAAATGGTATCGTACATTTATGCATTTGCTACTGTCTCTCAAAGCCATCGCAATCCACGCGTGGTGGAGGGGCATCCTGGCCAGGAGGAGAGCAAAGCGCAGACGGCAGGCTGCTGCTACTATTCGCAGGTATGAGCTGTGCAAGAACGGCCAGCAGGAGGCGCTGTCCACCTCCTAATCTGTCTTTGATTTGTAAAGATGCAATGAGAAAACAGCCAGAATTGTGTgcttttatatcatttttaatttaatatttatacaTGTTTTTAACGGTTTAGATGATTTATTGTTGGACTGAATTACTATTATTGCTATTATAAAGTATCTAtcctttcatttcatgtttatcaAAGGTTTCATCAATCGCCACAAAGAACGCTGCTCAGAGAACGAATACTTCCTGGATTATGTTCATTACTCGTTCCTGACAAATCTACGGAAGAATCTGCCCAAGAACTTTCTGGACAAGAATTGGCCGACACCTCCAGCGGCTCTCACTGAGGTGGGACAGCTCCCTGTTTTCATGGAACTCCATGTAAATTGGATGTCTTTTGACATAAAGAGGTCATGTTTGCTCTTAAACATCTGACCTGTCTAGAGCAACAACTTTCaggtcatttttttacatttttctttgaacttGATGTTTAGTTTAACATGttgtttaaacatgtttaacatGATGTTAGTCTgcataaaattgaataaaccaattttttttaagtgaaatgctttttattttagatccattggcctctgtgaatgtaTGTGTAATAATAactgattaggctaccatgttgattgaggcatttttttccaactcagttaaaaacaaaaagctgtttttttca
The Oryzias latipes chromosome 13, ASM223467v1 DNA segment above includes these coding regions:
- the LOC111948432 gene encoding unconventional myosin-Ic-like — protein: MENLRLRRAGFAYRRRYEVFLQRYKSLCPETWPNWHGKLSDGVSTLVKHLGYKPEEYKMGRSKIFIRFPKTLFATEDALETRKHGLATKLQAGWKGYSQKSKYQKLRGSAIAIHAWWRGILARRRAKRRRQAAATIRRYELCKNGQQEALSTS